GGCCGGCGGGCAGAACGGCATCTACTTCAATTCGACGGTATTGCCGTCGCATCTCACGGGCGCTTATACGCAGACGATGCCCTTGCCGTTCAACCCGTCCTACGTGTCGGTCAATCGTCCGGGGACGACCAAAGACGGCTACTTGTATTCCTCGTCGGAACAGTTGTCGGGCATGCTCGTGCCGACCGTCACGGTGAACTACCGCGTGTACGACCCGGGCGGCTGGCGCAGCGCGTCCCAGCCGACGGTGACGACCAACATCGTCAAGACGCTGTTTGAGTTCTCTATCGATGGCGGCAGCAATTGGCAGGCGGCTACCGCTGATCCCGCGTCGCCTACGCCGTTCACCCAGACGACCCGACTCGGGCAGAGCGGCACATTCATCTGGAATGCCGCCGCCGACCAGGCGATCAGTGACGATGCGCGTTTCCGAGTGCGCGTCGTTCACAGCGACCGGGTCGGTCCCCTGCAACGCTCGTCGAGCACCGCGATCAGCCCGCCGTTCCGCGTCATCGGCACCACCTGCCGCTGGCCGACTGATCCGTCGATTATCGCCGTGCCGCCGAATGGCCTGCCGGATATCGGATCGCCATGGCAGTTCGCCGGCACCGTGCAAGAAGGCAGCGGCGTGCTGACATACTACTGGGATTTTGGCGATGGCACGCCGATGCAGCTCGGGCAGTTCGCATCGCACACCTACGTTGTCACTGGCACCTATACGATTCGCATGCTGGTCGTCGGCGAGCCGTGCCCGGTGGCCCGCGATGCCGCCGCGCTGCTGACCGTCAGGCCGGGCGGTGGTGCGCCGATCTTTACGACGTACCTGCCGCTCATCCAGCGCGGCAGCGTTACCGCCGCGCCGAATACGGGGCCGGGCACGCCGGTTCCGCCTACGACGACGCCGACGCAGTCGCCCACCGGCACGCCAACAGCAGCCAGCACACCGTCAGCGACAGCCACGGCGACCGCTACGGCTTCGCGCACCGCCACGGCAACCGCCGCCGCGGCGCCATCGGCGACGTCAACGCCAACGGATACACCAACGCCAACGGCCACGCCGGCAGCATCCGCGACAGCCAGCGCTACGTCGGCGGCGACCGCGACGGCCAGCGCCACGTCGACGGTGGCCCCGGCACCATCGGCGACTTCAACGGCCACGCCGACGGGCACACCCGCTGCACGCGCCACCGTTGCCTCTGCCCCGCTGCCTCTCAAGTGGGTGGTTGACGCGCAGCCGGAACCGGCTGCGCGCAATTCACTGACAGCGCTTTTGGCGACTTACGCACGCGTGCCGGGCATCGCGACGGCCGCGCAGCGGCTGGCGGCCGCTCAGGGCGCGCCGCGCCCGCCGGCAGCAACCCAGCCGGTCGCGTGCACGACGACCCAGTTGACGTTCTCGACACTTGGTATCAATAACCAGCCGGTCGTGAACGCCACCGGAACGCGTGTGGCCTTCTGGTCCACGAACAATCTGACCGGCAACAACGCCGACGGCAATATCGAACTGTTTGTCGCCACGGTGAGTGGCAGTACGATCGCCTTCACGCAGGTCACGTCATCGACCGGCAGCATCCTGGGCGGCTTCAACCTGTCGCCCTCGATCAGCGCGGACGGCACGCGCGTGACGTTCTTCTCGGACCGCGACTTGAAGGCCGACGGCGAAAACGCCGACGGCAACTTCGAAATCTTCGTCGCGGCCATCGGGCCGAGCAGCGGTGTAACGCTGACTCAGGTCACGCACACCACCGGCAACCTCAATGTGCTGCCGGCCATCAGCGCCGACGGCCGTTACGTCGCGTTCATTTCGGATGCCGACCTCGCAGCCATCGGCAACACAACCGGCAACGCCGAGATCTTCCGCGCCGACCTCAATGCGTCGGGCGGACCGGCATTCATGCAGATCACGCAAACGCCGGTTGGCACGCAGAACGACCTGCCTTCGATTAACACCGACGGCACGCGCATCGCCTTTGTGTCCAATGGCAACCTCAGCGGCGGCAACGGCGATGGCAACCGCGAAATCTTTGTGGCCCAGATTGACGCCAGCCTGACGTTCCAGCAGGTCAGCAACACAGCCTCGGGCAGCAATGAAACACCGGGCATCAATGGCGACGGCTCGCTCGTGACCTATGAAGAGGGCGGCAATATCTTCCTCGCGACGGTCGGCAATCCAGTGCCGCAGCAACTGACGACGGACGGCGCCAACAGCCAGCCTTCTATCAGCGGCGACGGCACGCGCGTCACCTACGCCTCCGGCGGCGGACTAGCGATTGACGTTTACGACACGGTACTGGCAGGCGCCAGCCCTCTCGCGTCCACGCCCGGCGGCGGCGCTGCCCATCCGCTGATGAGCCTGGACGGCACACATACCGCTTACGTTTCCAACCGCAACATCTTCCTCGCCAACTGCCCGTACGGCGAACTATCGGTGCAGAAGTTCGCGCCGGCATCGATCCTCGCGGGCGGCAACGTCACCTACACGGTGGTCGTCAACAATGCGGGGCCATCGGTGTTCACGGGTGTCGTGTTGACCGACGTGATGCCGGCCTCAATCATCAGCATCACCGTCTCGCCCGATCAGATCGACGACGACAATACGGCGACCGGCTTTGGCGGCGGCACATTCCAGGGTACGCAATGGAACGCCGTCAACAACACGCTGGAACTCGGCAACGGGGCGTGGAACTTGCCCGACGGCGGCTCCAACACGGGCTGGACGAGCATGATCAGCAACGTGCTGCTGCTGCACCTGAACGAGACCGCCGGGGCTACAACATTCGCAGATACATCCGGTCACGGACACAGCGCGACATGCTCGGGCCTGAACTGCCCGATCGCTGGCGCCGCTGGTCAGATCGCGACCGCGCTGTCGCTGGACGGCGTTAATCAGTATGCCAGCATCCCGGACAGCGCCGACCTGAACTTCGCAGCCGACCAGGACTTCTCGATCATGCTGTGGGTGCGCATCCCGGCCAGCCAGCCGTACACGGCGAGCACCGAGAACAGCATCCTTGAAAAGTGGTCTACCAGCAGTGTGTCCGGCTTCCCGTACGTCGTCCGCTACCTTAACCAGACCAGCGGCAATGCCGGCAAGGTGCTGGTTGGCCGTTACGACGGCACGAACTTCCCGGGCATTTTCTCAACCCGCGTCGTCGGCGACAACCTCTGGCACCAGATCGGCTTCGTCAAGTCCGGCGGCTGGCTGTACCTGTACGTTGATGGCACGCTGGACAACGCCGTCTCCGATACGACCAGCGGTGCGACAGCCAACAACATCCCGCTGTACATCGGCCAGCGCGGCGGCGATACGAACCGCCTGCTGGGCACGCTCGACGAAGTATCGATGTTTAGGCGCGCACTCACCTCACAGGAGATCGCCACGATCTACGGGCGGCAGACGCTGGCCGGGTTCGGCCAGTTCGACTCACGCGTTATGACCGGCGCTTCGCTGCCCGTGCCGTGGCAGGCTCTCTCTTGGGTGCCGCTTCAGCCACAGGGCAAAGCGCTACCGGACTTCGGGCAGAATGAGTTTGGCTATCCGCGCGGCGGCGTGGCGATGACGAACACACGGCTGCTGCTGCATCTGAACGAGCTGGCGGGCGCAACATCGTTCGCCGATACGTCCGGAAACAGCGTTACCGGCAGTTGCGCCGGCGCCGCCTGCCCAACGGCCGGCGTTAGCGGGCGCTTCGGCACCGCCGCTACGTTTGATGGTGTGGCCAACTATATCAGCCTGGGCAACCCCGCGGTGCTGAACAACCCCGGCGCCATTAGCCTTGAAGCATGGGTCATGCCACAGGCGCTGGGCGGCACGCGCAACATCATTGCACACGGTTTCGCGACCTCCCCGTCCAATGCGGAAGTGTTCCTGCGTATCAATAACGGTTTCTACGAGGCTGGCGCCTGGGACGGCGCAAACCACATGGCGTCGTCGCCCATCCCGACCGGCGACGTGGGCCGTTGGGTGCATCTGATCGGCGTGTACGATGGCGCGTCGTGGCGACTGTATCGCAACGGTTCCGAAGCGGCAGTGACCGCGGACCCCATTGGCGCGCTGGCGGTCAACGGCAACTGGGCAGTCGGCGCGCGCGGCACGGGCGCCGAGCGATTCTTCGCCGGAACGATCGACGAAGTGGCGGTGCTGGCGCGGCCGTTGTCGGCCGCTGAAGTCGCCGACCACTATAACCGCGGAGCGCTGCGCGCCCGCTTGCAGGCCCGCTCGTGCGCCGACGCGCTGTGCGCGACCGGCGGCCCGTTCCTCGGCCCCGACGGCGACTCGGCCACCTATTTCAGCGAGCAGGACAACGCCACGCTGACGACGCCGGGCGCAGCATTGGCCGGCGTGGTGGACAACCCGTATTTCCAGTACCGGGTACTGCTGGAGTCGGATACGAATACCGCGGTGCCGGCCATCCGCGGCGTTCGCGCCGACCCGCAGCACTCGGGCTTCTCGGCGTCGCAGGGCACATGCAGCGGTCAGACGATCATCGTCTGCAATATCGGCAGCATGGCGCCGAGCACATCGGTAACCATTTCGATCATCGCTCAGGTGGACCCGATCGCACGCGGGAATCTCGTGAACACCGCGGCCGTGATCGGCAACGAATTTGATCGCGACCAGTTCAACAACAACGCGCTGCGCTCGACGTTCATCAACACGAGCGCCGACCTGGCGGTGACCAAGATCAGCGACCCGGCTCTCATTGTTCCGGGCCAGCCCCTGACCTACACGATCGTCGTCACGAATCTGGGCGGTCCGTCGATCGCCACAAACGTGACGCTGAATGACAAGTTGCCGGCGGGCATGTCGCTGACGGCGCTGCCGCCCGGTTGTACAGCCACCACGGGCGGTGTGTCCTGCGGCCTCGGCTCGATCTACCCATTCAGCCACACCACGACCGTGCTGCACGTGCAGGTCGCCCCGGGCGCGCGCGGCGTGCTGACGAACACGGCCTCGGCGTTCGGCGAGGATAGCGACCCGAACCTGGCGAACAACACGTTTGCGCTCAACTCGTTTGCGTTGCCGGTGGTCGATCTGCAACTCGGCAAGCTCGCGTCTGCCGATCCGGTCATGGCCGGCAACACACTGACGTACACGCTGATCCTGACCAACGGCGGACCGTCGCTGGCGACCAATCTGGTCGTCACGGACGCCTTGCCGGGCGGCCTGACGCCGACCGGCCTCCCGGCCGGGTGCGCCTTCAACAGTGGGTCTGTCAACTGCATGATTGCGTCGCTCGCGCCAAGTGTCACCACGTCGATCGCGCTTGTCGCGCCAGTCGATCCGGCAACGCCCGACCTAACCTCGTTTGTCAATGTGGCGACCGTCGCGTCGGACGAGCAGGACTCCAACCCGGCCAGCAATACGGTCACTCGCACCATCACGGTGCGGTCCATCATCGACCTGGCCGTGCAGACCGGCGTTTCCGCGCCGGTGGTTGCCGGTCTGCCGCTGACGTACACGGTCGTCGTCACCAACGGCGGCCCGTCGGCGGCCGGCAGCGTGCTGTTGACTGTCACGCTTCCGTCCGGCGCCGCTTTGGCAAACGCGACCGGCTGTGTGACCGCAGGCAGCAGGTTCGTATGCGATATGGGCCCGCTGGCGCCGCAGGGCAGCCTGACCCAGACGATCACGCTCGACGTGAACCCGAACACGCGCGGCGCGCTGACCAGCGTGGCCAGTGTGACCGGCGGCGGGCTGGAAAGCTCAAACACCAACAATTTCTATACCGCCACCGTCAACGTCAATGCGATAGCCGATCTGGCCATTGGCCAGGAGGCTTCGGCTACCACGGTCGTTGCTGGCACCCCGATCACGTACACGCTGTACGTGACCAACAGCGGCCCATCGCAGGCACAGGCGGTGGTCGTGACCGACACGCTGCCGGCCGTGCGCAATGTCACACCATCCGTGCCGTGCACGGTCGCCGGCGGTCTGGCCGTCTGCGCGCTGGCTCCGATCGATCCCGGCGCGGTCGTGTCGTTCACAGTTTCCGCCCAGGTGCTGCCGAGCGCGCGCAGCACGCTGGTCAATGCCGTGGCCGTGGCGAGCACCGAGCAGGATCCGGTGCTGGGCAACAACGGCGCAGTCGTCACATCAACGGTTGACACGCTTATCGACCTGGCACTGGCGAAGACCGCGTCGCCGGAACCCGCATTGGTCGGCGCCGCACTGACCCACACGCTGGTTGTGGCGAATGCCGGTCCGTCCATGGCTACCGGCATCGTGTTGACGGACTCGTTGCCCGCGCCGCTGACGTTCCGGGCGGCGGGCACAACCGCCGGTTGCGTCGTGAACGCGCCTGGCGATTTGGTGAACTGCGCGGTGAGCTCCATCGACGCCGGCGCCGCCTTCACACTGACGATCGTCAGCACGGTGGGCGCTGCTGCCGACGGCACCGTCATCACGAACACCGCGAGTGTCGCGGCAACCGAGCCGGAAGTGAGTACAACGAACAACCAGGCGTTTGCCGTCAGCACCATTCAGAACGTCGGCGACCTGGCTGTGACGAAGTCGGCTCCCGCAACGGTGGTGGCCGGCACGCCGCTGACATACACGATTAACATCACCAATCTCGGGCCGTCGCCCGTAGCGGGCGTGGTCATTACCGACCAACTGCCCGCCGGCGTCACGCTGCAAACGGCGACCGGCTGCACTTTGGCCGGGACACTGACGTGCGCCGTGGGGACGCTGGACCCGGGCGTCAACCCGACCGCGACTTATCTGGTCGTCGTGGCCACCGACAGCGCGACGGCCGCCGGCACCGCGCTGGTCAACACCGTCACAGGGGCCGGCGATCAGACGGATCCGATCCTCGCGAACAATAGTCGCACCGTGACGACGACGGTCGTGCTCTCCGCCGACCTGGTCATCTCGAAGGCCGGCCCAGGCGCGGCGACCGCCGGCACGCGCATCACCTACACGGTGGCGATCACGAACCACGGGCCGTCGCAGGCGACCGGCGTGGTCATTACCGACGCGCTCGACGCCAATCTGTCCAACATCGCTGCGCAGGCCGCCCAGGGCAGTTGCGGCGCCGCGCAGACCGTCATCTGCAACATCGGCACACTGGCCGTGGGCGCTACCACAGCGGTCACGATCGGCGCCGACATCAACCAAGCGGCCACCGGCACACTGGCGAACGCGGCCACCGTGGGATCCGCAGTCAGCGACCCCGTGACCGGCGACAATACGAGTGGCACCGTCAACACAGTCATCAACTCGTCGTCGGTGCTCTCGCTGACGAAGCTGTCCCAGACCAATCCCGTGATTGCCGGGACGCCGATCACCTACACGGTAATCGTCACCAACCACGGCCCGTCGCGCGCCCGCACCGTGCAGATGACCGACACGCTGCCGGCCGGCCTCACTTTTATCACGGCGACGAGCGCCAGCGCCGTTTGCACCGCCGCCACCGCCGGCGTGTCGGACCTGGTGTTCTGCAACTTCGGAACGCTGAATAACAACGCGAGCGCTACGGCGACCATCTACGCGATGGTGCCGTACACGGCCGCCAATGGCGCAGCCCTGAACAACCAGGCGACGGTGACGACGGGCAGCACGCCCGGATCGGTATCGACGTCCCTGAACACGAATGTTGTCCGTTTGGTGGATCTGGGTCTGATCATGTTCGACCGGCCGGATCCGGTGCTGGCTGGCGAAGCGTTGACATACACGATCCACATCACGAACAACGGGCCATCACTGGCGTCGGGTTTCGCCATCACGCAGACGGTCGCGCCGAACGTCACGATAGGCAGCTACCAACTTAGCGGCGCCACCGCAACATGCAACTCGGCAGGCGCGCAGACGCTGCACTGCGCCGGGTTCGCGCTGGCGCCCGGCGCGAGCGCGCAACTGGATGTTTTCACGCTCGTCTCGGCCAGCACGCCCAACTTACTGTCGCTGGGCAGCGTGGTGACTGTCACGACCAGCGAGTTGCCGTCGGCGCGCACCGACACGGCGGCCACGCTGGCCAGCGCCGTCAGCCCGGTCACCATCAGCAAGCAGGCCGCGCCATCGCCGGCGATCGCCGGCTCGGTGCTGACCTACACGATCCAGTTGGTGAACACGTCGGCCAGCCCGGCAACGAACGTGACCGTGCGCGACACACCACCCACGATCGGTACCTACGGTGTAGTCGCCACGGCAGGGATGGTCTGCAACAACCTGGCAGGCGCCTATACCTGCACCAGGGCCAGTCTGGCCGCCGGGGCGACGGCGGTTATTACACTTACCGCCAACGTCAGCGCGACCATCGCCGATGGCACGGTGGTGACCAACACCGCGTACCTGACGACGAGCGAAACGCTGCTCGGGACGAGCGACATGGTCGTGACGACCATCAACCGGCAGGTCGGCCTGCTGATCAGCAACTCCGCTGCGCCGGAACCAGTCGCGGGCGGCACGCTGCTGACGTACACGCTGAACGTGACGAACGCCGGCCCATCCCAGGCCACGAACGTCGTCATTAGCGATTCGCTCCCGTCCGTGGTCAGCTTCAGTTCGGCCGCCGGCTGCACGCAGCCGGGCGCGCTTGCCGTGCGATGCGTACTGGGCGATATGCTGCCCGGCGCATCGCTCGCCCGCACCATCGTCGTCACCGTCAGCCAGTCGGTGGTGTCGGGCACACTGCTGGTCAACACCGCCAGCGTGACCGCAACCGAGGACCTGAGCGGGGCGTCGCGTGACATCGTGACGTCAACCGCGTATGCGGAAGTCGCGCTGGCTGTTTCGAAGAGCGACCAGCCATCCACGGTGAACGCCGGGAACCCGCTAACCTATACGGTGCGAATCACGAATAGTGGTCCGTCGCGCGCCAACCAGGTAACACTGGTTGACACACTGGCGGCCAGCGTCACCGTGAGCGTGCCAGGTTGCTCTATCGCCAGCCAGGTCTTGCGGTGCGTGATTGGCGCTATCGACGGCCACAGCACAGCATCGTTTACGTACAGCGTGACGACGAACGCCGCGCTGGCTGACGGCGCGGTGTTGACCAATACGGCCCACATCACCGCGTCGGAGGATCTGATCGGCGTAACGGCGGTCATCACAACCAGCGTGGCGCGCAGCGTGGCGCTGGCCATCGGCAATGCCGCCCAGAAAGTTGGCTCGTTTAGCGCCGGCGACATCATCACTTACACGGTTCGCCTGACGAATACGGGGCCGTCGCTGGCCAGCGTCGTACAGGTGACCGACACACTGCCGGTCAGCGTCACCTTCGGCGCGCCAAGCCCGGCGGGCGCGTGCGCCCTGAATGCGCTGCAAATGCTGTGCGGTTACGCGACGCTCAATCCGTCTACGAGCACGTCGATCATCGTGACCGGCACGCTTCAGGCCGGCGCAGTCGGCCCGCTGGTTACGACCGCGACGGTGACGGCCAACGAAGCGCTGATCGGCGCCGGCGCTACCTACACGAACACGGTGAAATAGTGGCACAGCGGTCCATGCCTGAGGTTACAATCCGGGGCGGTGCGCTACGCGTGCTGCGCACGCTGTTATGCGCATGCGTGCTGATCGTTGCCATAAGCGCCTGCGACGCCGAGGCGCCGGCAGCAACGGCTGTGCCCGCTACGCAAGCGCCGACGGCGGTACTGCCGACCGTTACGCCAACGCCGGTACCACCGACCGCGAGCCCGACCGCTACGGCCACACAAACACCACTCCCGCCCACGCTCACCCCCACCGCGACGGCGTCCGTCACTCCGACAGCGATTCCGCCGACGGCAACGGTAACGCGCACGCCGGCGCCAACGCCACGATTCACGGTCCCGGCCGGGCGAAGCGGGCTGCTCATGCGCAACTTCGCCGACCGGGCGGCCAGCGTCAAAGTCGGCGCCCGCGCCTACAGCGTGCCGGCGCGCGGGGCCGCCGGCCCCGGGGAGTTGTTCGTCGCGCTCGAACCCGGCACGTATGGGTATTCGGCTGATGTGCCAGCCACCGGACGGTCCGGCGAGATTGTCCTGGTCGCCGATCGCGCGTACGTGCTCCTGCTGACGCCTTAGCCCGTCTGCTCTTCTCGACAAAAGCCAACCGCCGCGACCGAACATCGGTCACGGCGGTTGGCTTATCGTACTGAAGAGCGCTTACTTCTGCGAGAGCGCC
The nucleotide sequence above comes from Chloroflexota bacterium. Encoded proteins:
- a CDS encoding DUF11 domain-containing protein, giving the protein MTRSHRPVSREFKTFLLIGVSLCAALWMAVLMAGSGAQASPLAATTPTPSPAPTAGTGGRRGSQAAADSLDVAKTINTGTGDNSFVYDGGVLTYTIAVTNTTGGTITNILILDLLPPDTLDKSSIVCLSACEYIVDTQVIPQPIGGTIVVTVTRQISWTIDALGPGSRAQRSFVGRLAGQADGTSFTNRAFVAYQSGGLPGNASVQLDTTARVRPIQTGQASLSAAPTWLSGDLGGTINQDWGDFDRDGNLDMALGSSIGTTVYRNEQGRLARFWGNNRQTFGVVWGDFAGDGSLQLVSVGDSTDGTPTSSGLNYIYKRSGSAFVQTGVFTSEFQLVRVIAGIFGGNGNRIDLIASTNTLNASCPVRLFRNDGAGGFVSPGECISDSPTAALSAADFDNDGHLDLVLGRFPNSVVLLPNDGAGHFNVRPPVKVDSSITFLPYELKWGDYDGDGYLDLAAAYPLQREVRIYHNEHGSGFAAAPVIKRTNTFLTPLTVEWGDFDGDGRLELAVGDSPPVVYDYENGAFTSFIRVPSGLLNGQLWSMRAVQVRTDNSIDLALTNRDGPTMLFDSFTPRLMPALSPIDGFSAGSVSLGDANGDGTIDVLLGAGNPPAVGARIYYNANGTFNPASRIELLPSGLGSQSVALGDMSGDGTLDVAVGTPNNNQVYLSASVLPTWTTAAPGGSNHIVSWGDENGDGLLDLAVGSTPGPVVIYRNINGRLETTPVYTTPQYFSSVRAIAWADFDRDNYLDLAVASYGEPVRIYHNNHDNTFTLAWTSPPLSNNTSVAWADFNKDGFPDLAIAGYGQPVVVFENRFGSFSQTPLWQSPVSHKATSIAWGDWNNDGYPELAVGNDGQPAVVYANLNSGYGEARLLKLWQSNDAPQTTGVAWGDINGDGQLDLVISQKAGGQNGIYFNSTVLPSHLTGAYTQTMPLPFNPSYVSVNRPGTTKDGYLYSSSEQLSGMLVPTVTVNYRVYDPGGWRSASQPTVTTNIVKTLFEFSIDGGSNWQAATADPASPTPFTQTTRLGQSGTFIWNAAADQAISDDARFRVRVVHSDRVGPLQRSSSTAISPPFRVIGTTCRWPTDPSIIAVPPNGLPDIGSPWQFAGTVQEGSGVLTYYWDFGDGTPMQLGQFASHTYVVTGTYTIRMLVVGEPCPVARDAAALLTVRPGGGAPIFTTYLPLIQRGSVTAAPNTGPGTPVPPTTTPTQSPTGTPTAASTPSATATATATASRTATATAAAAPSATSTPTDTPTPTATPAASATASATSAATATASATSTVAPAPSATSTATPTGTPAARATVASAPLPLKWVVDAQPEPAARNSLTALLATYARVPGIATAAQRLAAAQGAPRPPAATQPVACTTTQLTFSTLGINNQPVVNATGTRVAFWSTNNLTGNNADGNIELFVATVSGSTIAFTQVTSSTGSILGGFNLSPSISADGTRVTFFSDRDLKADGENADGNFEIFVAAIGPSSGVTLTQVTHTTGNLNVLPAISADGRYVAFISDADLAAIGNTTGNAEIFRADLNASGGPAFMQITQTPVGTQNDLPSINTDGTRIAFVSNGNLSGGNGDGNREIFVAQIDASLTFQQVSNTASGSNETPGINGDGSLVTYEEGGNIFLATVGNPVPQQLTTDGANSQPSISGDGTRVTYASGGGLAIDVYDTVLAGASPLASTPGGGAAHPLMSLDGTHTAYVSNRNIFLANCPYGELSVQKFAPASILAGGNVTYTVVVNNAGPSVFTGVVLTDVMPASIISITVSPDQIDDDNTATGFGGGTFQGTQWNAVNNTLELGNGAWNLPDGGSNTGWTSMISNVLLLHLNETAGATTFADTSGHGHSATCSGLNCPIAGAAGQIATALSLDGVNQYASIPDSADLNFAADQDFSIMLWVRIPASQPYTASTENSILEKWSTSSVSGFPYVVRYLNQTSGNAGKVLVGRYDGTNFPGIFSTRVVGDNLWHQIGFVKSGGWLYLYVDGTLDNAVSDTTSGATANNIPLYIGQRGGDTNRLLGTLDEVSMFRRALTSQEIATIYGRQTLAGFGQFDSRVMTGASLPVPWQALSWVPLQPQGKALPDFGQNEFGYPRGGVAMTNTRLLLHLNELAGATSFADTSGNSVTGSCAGAACPTAGVSGRFGTAATFDGVANYISLGNPAVLNNPGAISLEAWVMPQALGGTRNIIAHGFATSPSNAEVFLRINNGFYEAGAWDGANHMASSPIPTGDVGRWVHLIGVYDGASWRLYRNGSEAAVTADPIGALAVNGNWAVGARGTGAERFFAGTIDEVAVLARPLSAAEVADHYNRGALRARLQARSCADALCATGGPFLGPDGDSATYFSEQDNATLTTPGAALAGVVDNPYFQYRVLLESDTNTAVPAIRGVRADPQHSGFSASQGTCSGQTIIVCNIGSMAPSTSVTISIIAQVDPIARGNLVNTAAVIGNEFDRDQFNNNALRSTFINTSADLAVTKISDPALIVPGQPLTYTIVVTNLGGPSIATNVTLNDKLPAGMSLTALPPGCTATTGGVSCGLGSIYPFSHTTTVLHVQVAPGARGVLTNTASAFGEDSDPNLANNTFALNSFALPVVDLQLGKLASADPVMAGNTLTYTLILTNGGPSLATNLVVTDALPGGLTPTGLPAGCAFNSGSVNCMIASLAPSVTTSIALVAPVDPATPDLTSFVNVATVASDEQDSNPASNTVTRTITVRSIIDLAVQTGVSAPVVAGLPLTYTVVVTNGGPSAAGSVLLTVTLPSGAALANATGCVTAGSRFVCDMGPLAPQGSLTQTITLDVNPNTRGALTSVASVTGGGLESSNTNNFYTATVNVNAIADLAIGQEASATTVVAGTPITYTLYVTNSGPSQAQAVVVTDTLPAVRNVTPSVPCTVAGGLAVCALAPIDPGAVVSFTVSAQVLPSARSTLVNAVAVASTEQDPVLGNNGAVVTSTVDTLIDLALAKTASPEPALVGAALTHTLVVANAGPSMATGIVLTDSLPAPLTFRAAGTTAGCVVNAPGDLVNCAVSSIDAGAAFTLTIVSTVGAAADGTVITNTASVAATEPEVSTTNNQAFAVSTIQNVGDLAVTKSAPATVVAGTPLTYTINITNLGPSPVAGVVITDQLPAGVTLQTATGCTLAGTLTCAVGTLDPGVNPTATYLVVVATDSATAAGTALVNTVTGAGDQTDPILANNSRTVTTTVVLSADLVISKAGPGAATAGTRITYTVAITNHGPSQATGVVITDALDANLSNIAAQAAQGSCGAAQTVICNIGTLAVGATTAVTIGADINQAATGTLANAATVGSAVSDPVTGDNTSGTVNTVINSSSVLSLTKLSQTNPVIAGTPITYTVIVTNHGPSRARTVQMTDTLPAGLTFITATSASAVCTAATAGVSDLVFCNFGTLNNNASATATIYAMVPYTAANGAALNNQATVTTGSTPGSVSTSLNTNVVRLVDLGLIMFDRPDPVLAGEALTYTIHITNNGPSLASGFAITQTVAPNVTIGSYQLSGATATCNSAGAQTLHCAGFALAPGASAQLDVFTLVSASTPNLLSLGSVVTVTTSELPSARTDTAATLASAVSPVTISKQAAPSPAIAGSVLTYTIQLVNTSASPATNVTVRDTPPTIGTYGVVATAGMVCNNLAGAYTCTRASLAAGATAVITLTANVSATIADGTVVTNTAYLTTSETLLGTSDMVVTTINRQVGLLISNSAAPEPVAGGTLLTYTLNVTNAGPSQATNVVISDSLPSVVSFSSAAGCTQPGALAVRCVLGDMLPGASLARTIVVTVSQSVVSGTLLVNTASVTATEDLSGASRDIVTSTAYAEVALAVSKSDQPSTVNAGNPLTYTVRITNSGPSRANQVTLVDTLAASVTVSVPGCSIASQVLRCVIGAIDGHSTASFTYSVTTNAALADGAVLTNTAHITASEDLIGVTAVITTSVARSVALAIGNAAQKVGSFSAGDIITYTVRLTNTGPSLASVVQVTDTLPVSVTFGAPSPAGACALNALQMLCGYATLNPSTSTSIIVTGTLQAGAVGPLVTTATVTANEALIGAGATYTNTVK